A portion of the Streptomyces sp. YPW6 genome contains these proteins:
- a CDS encoding DUF4241 domain-containing protein — protein sequence MVVEVGYARAWDLEACAPWWPISAARARERDAAGLPYVAVYREPGREAPLEVRLVSWRDHYVGLWVYDALGRRTYDLDMRLLDDPSRLLRRYSVGWYYTGPGMAEFDKTCPRITVDLYPDGKGRRTEERQGQGGGSSITSPGLRDDERWMDRPAFGEWPLLSAQVHGLSEPPALETAEVAEAAEPGEGDTPATCWRPPRPAQPGPINELFRPGVRVTDGYHPEMTVVEPRRVGTLRVPSGLLAVSGPDIRHGDGLPCITVPVRPGEYVLDEARTRFSYHCEWRDAEVTTTEATAVRLLVHETPAATWEMALGPDDDPRLFIEQQIAGFDTDGATGCFADAGAWEPLIALFERGLIQGESDLDGYEDIDDGSMFTQRTRDEASGGELTAFATTGDGTYPVWVGRSEDGEVVGVVVLVEGMPELLPEQDGTPTHAAA from the coding sequence ATGGTCGTCGAGGTGGGGTACGCGCGGGCATGGGACCTGGAGGCTTGTGCGCCATGGTGGCCGATATCCGCCGCAAGGGCCCGGGAGCGGGATGCCGCCGGGCTTCCGTACGTGGCGGTGTACCGGGAGCCGGGCCGGGAGGCTCCGCTGGAGGTACGACTGGTTTCCTGGCGGGACCACTACGTCGGGTTGTGGGTCTACGACGCCCTCGGCCGCCGCACCTACGACCTGGACATGCGGCTGCTGGACGACCCGTCGCGGCTGCTGCGTCGGTACTCCGTCGGCTGGTACTACACAGGACCGGGGATGGCGGAGTTCGACAAGACGTGCCCACGCATCACCGTGGACCTCTACCCCGACGGCAAGGGCCGACGGACGGAGGAGCGGCAGGGGCAGGGCGGGGGCTCCTCCATCACCTCGCCCGGACTCCGGGACGACGAGCGCTGGATGGACCGCCCCGCCTTCGGGGAGTGGCCGCTGCTCTCGGCCCAGGTACACGGGCTCAGCGAGCCGCCCGCCTTGGAAACGGCTGAGGTGGCCGAGGCAGCGGAGCCAGGTGAGGGAGACACCCCCGCTACCTGCTGGCGCCCGCCGCGCCCCGCACAGCCCGGGCCGATCAACGAGCTGTTCCGGCCCGGGGTGCGTGTGACCGACGGGTACCACCCCGAGATGACCGTCGTGGAGCCGCGCCGGGTCGGCACCCTGCGCGTACCCAGCGGGCTGCTGGCCGTCTCCGGCCCTGACATCCGCCACGGCGACGGGCTGCCGTGCATCACGGTCCCTGTGCGGCCCGGGGAGTACGTACTCGACGAGGCGCGGACCCGCTTCAGCTACCACTGCGAGTGGCGGGACGCCGAGGTCACGACCACGGAAGCCACGGCCGTGCGCCTGCTCGTCCACGAGACCCCCGCCGCGACCTGGGAGATGGCCCTCGGTCCGGACGACGATCCCCGGCTGTTCATCGAGCAGCAGATAGCCGGCTTCGACACCGACGGCGCCACCGGCTGCTTCGCCGACGCCGGGGCCTGGGAGCCACTCATCGCGCTCTTCGAACGGGGGCTGATCCAGGGGGAGTCCGACCTGGACGGGTACGAGGACATCGACGACGGTTCCATGTTCACGCAGCGCACCCGCGACGAGGCTTCCGGCGGCGAGCTCACGGCTTTCGCGACGACCGGTGACGGCACCTACCCGGTGTGGGTCGGCCGTTCCGAGGACGGTGAGGTTGTCGGCGTCGTGGTGCTGGTGGAGGGGATGCCCGAGCTGCTTCCGGAGCAGGACGGGACCCCCACCCACGCGGCTGCGTAG
- the efeU gene encoding iron uptake transporter permease EfeU, which translates to MFGNYLIGLREGLEASLVVCILIAYLVKTGRRDALRPVWSGIGIACAISLAFGAALEFGSQELTFEAQEMLGGTLSIIAVALVTWMVFWMRRTARHLKKELHGKLDAALAMGTGALVATAFLAVGREGLETALFVWASVRASGEGSSSPLIGVLLGIATAIVLGWLFYRGALRINLARFFTWTGGLLVIVAAGVLAYGVHDLQEARFLGGLHTKAFDVTSAVPPDSWYGTLLKGIFNFQADPTLLQVIVWTLYLVPTLALFLAPNSFTRTAERHTRKATNDQGASVAGRPQEGADAECDDPPPTGSPAKAGEA; encoded by the coding sequence ATGTTCGGCAACTACCTGATCGGCCTGCGCGAGGGTCTCGAGGCAAGCCTGGTTGTCTGCATCCTCATCGCGTATCTGGTCAAGACCGGCCGCCGGGACGCGCTCCGCCCGGTGTGGAGCGGTATCGGTATCGCCTGCGCCATTTCCCTGGCCTTCGGAGCCGCACTCGAATTCGGCTCACAGGAGCTGACGTTCGAGGCGCAGGAAATGCTCGGAGGCACCCTGTCGATCATCGCCGTCGCGCTGGTGACCTGGATGGTCTTCTGGATGCGGCGTACCGCGCGCCATCTGAAGAAGGAACTCCACGGGAAACTCGACGCGGCCCTGGCCATGGGAACCGGTGCCCTGGTCGCCACCGCCTTCCTGGCCGTGGGCCGTGAGGGCCTGGAGACCGCGCTGTTCGTGTGGGCCTCGGTGCGGGCGAGCGGCGAGGGCTCCTCGTCCCCGCTGATCGGCGTCCTGCTGGGCATCGCGACCGCGATCGTCCTGGGCTGGCTGTTCTATCGGGGCGCCCTGCGGATCAACCTGGCCAGGTTCTTCACCTGGACGGGTGGCCTGCTCGTGATCGTGGCGGCCGGAGTGCTCGCCTACGGAGTCCACGACCTCCAGGAAGCCCGGTTCCTCGGCGGTCTGCACACCAAGGCATTCGATGTCACGAGCGCCGTTCCACCGGACAGCTGGTACGGCACCCTGCTCAAGGGCATCTTCAACTTCCAGGCCGATCCGACCCTGCTGCAGGTCATCGTGTGGACGCTCTATCTCGTCCCCACACTCGCGCTGTTCCTCGCCCCGAACAGCTTCACGCGTACGGCGGAACGGCACACGCGGAAGGCGACGAACGATCAGGGCGCCTCGGTGGCCGGCCGACCCCAGGAGGGCGCCGACGCCGAGTGTGATGACCCGCCACCGACGGGAAGCCCGGCCAAGGCCGGCGAAGCCTGA
- the efeB gene encoding iron uptake transporter deferrochelatase/peroxidase subunit, which translates to MPGPEESAQKRTGAPGSGPTAPSRRALLGWGGAGLALGAVTAGGAVAAVRTPGPEQADSGAAVPFHGAHQAGVATPVQDRLHFAAFDVTTKDRAELVTLLKEWTRAAERMTAGQSVGDGAYGGLAEAPPDDTGEALGLKPSRLTLTIGFGPSLFAKGRFGLENQRPEALVDLPTFPGDNLDAARSGGDLCVQACADDPQVAVHAIRNLARIGMGRTAIRWSQLGFGKTSSTTPDSQTPRNMMGFKDGTRNISGTDTAALAEHVWADEKDGAAWMAGGSYLVARRIRMHIETWDRAPLREQEDIFGRDKGEGAPVGKAKERDEPFLKAMLPTAHVRLAHPDTNNGATILRRGYSFTDGTDGLGRLDAGLFFLAYQRDVRKGFIPVQRSLAASDALNEYIQHVGSAVFAVPPGVRDTDDWWGRALLS; encoded by the coding sequence ATGCCCGGTCCCGAGGAGTCGGCACAGAAGCGAACAGGGGCGCCGGGCAGCGGCCCCACGGCACCCTCGCGGCGCGCTCTGCTCGGCTGGGGCGGAGCCGGGCTGGCGCTCGGCGCCGTGACCGCGGGCGGTGCGGTTGCCGCGGTGCGCACACCCGGCCCGGAGCAGGCGGACAGCGGCGCGGCGGTACCCTTCCACGGCGCGCATCAGGCGGGTGTCGCCACCCCCGTCCAGGACCGGCTGCACTTCGCGGCGTTCGACGTGACGACGAAGGACCGGGCCGAACTCGTCACGCTGCTCAAGGAGTGGACCCGCGCCGCCGAGCGGATGACGGCCGGGCAGAGCGTCGGCGACGGCGCCTACGGGGGCTTGGCCGAGGCTCCGCCGGACGACACGGGCGAGGCGCTCGGACTCAAGCCGTCCCGGCTGACCCTCACCATCGGTTTCGGGCCGTCCCTGTTCGCGAAAGGCAGGTTCGGGCTCGAGAATCAGCGGCCCGAAGCGCTGGTGGACCTCCCCACGTTTCCCGGCGACAACCTCGACGCGGCCCGCAGCGGCGGCGACCTGTGTGTGCAGGCGTGCGCCGACGACCCGCAGGTCGCCGTGCACGCCATCCGCAACCTCGCCAGGATCGGCATGGGGCGGACCGCGATCCGCTGGTCGCAGCTGGGGTTCGGCAAGACGTCCTCGACGACGCCGGACTCCCAGACCCCGCGCAACATGATGGGATTCAAGGACGGCACCCGGAACATTTCGGGTACGGACACGGCCGCACTGGCCGAACACGTGTGGGCCGACGAGAAGGACGGCGCGGCGTGGATGGCCGGGGGCTCGTACCTGGTCGCCCGGCGCATCCGGATGCACATCGAGACCTGGGACAGGGCGCCCCTGCGGGAGCAGGAGGACATCTTCGGCCGCGACAAGGGCGAGGGGGCGCCGGTCGGCAAGGCCAAGGAGCGCGACGAGCCGTTCCTGAAGGCGATGCTGCCGACCGCCCATGTGCGGCTGGCCCACCCCGACACCAACAACGGTGCGACGATCCTGCGCCGCGGCTACTCCTTCACCGACGGAACGGACGGCCTGGGCAGGCTCGACGCGGGACTGTTCTTCCTGGCCTACCAGCGGGACGTCCGCAAGGGTTTCATACCGGTGCAGCGTAGTCTCGCGGCCTCCGACGCACTCAACGAGTACATCCAGCACGTGGGTTCGGCGGTCTTCGCCGTCCCGCCGGGCGTCCGCGACACCGACGACTGGTGGGGCCGGGCACTGCTCTCATGA
- the efeO gene encoding iron uptake system protein EfeO, whose translation MRPVRPAVTAAAALAALTVVTGCAEKGGGADDSVVRVVAKDDACEVSTTEIPAGHVEIAVENKGSKVTEVYVLFPDDRIVTERENIGPGTKAKITAEIKPGTYEIACKPGMKGDGIRQTVEVSGGTAARRSPEMDAAVAGYRAYVQAQADETLPKVKVFTDAVEAGDVEAAKKAYAESRIGWERTEPVAESFGDIDPKVDIREDGLEDGQKWTGWHRLEKALWQDKKLGAEEKALARLLHEDLTDWQKRVGKAEITPTSMANGAKELLDEVATGKVTGEEERYSHTDLVDFKANVEGAEKSYTLLRPIASKNDATLTGTLDKRFAELNTLLDTFRADRTGYAFVAYDKVGPADRKKLSDAVNALAEPLSKLAAAVTK comes from the coding sequence ATGCGACCCGTTCGACCCGCCGTCACCGCTGCCGCCGCTCTGGCCGCATTGACCGTGGTAACCGGCTGTGCCGAGAAAGGCGGCGGCGCGGACGACTCGGTCGTCAGGGTCGTCGCGAAGGACGACGCCTGCGAGGTGTCCACCACGGAGATCCCTGCGGGCCACGTCGAGATCGCTGTGGAGAACAAGGGCTCCAAGGTCACCGAGGTCTATGTTCTGTTCCCCGACGACCGCATCGTCACCGAGCGGGAGAACATAGGCCCCGGCACCAAGGCGAAGATCACAGCGGAGATCAAGCCCGGTACGTACGAGATCGCCTGCAAACCGGGTATGAAGGGTGACGGAATCCGCCAGACCGTCGAGGTCTCCGGCGGCACGGCGGCCCGACGCAGCCCCGAGATGGACGCGGCCGTGGCCGGCTATCGGGCGTACGTGCAGGCGCAGGCCGACGAGACGCTGCCCAAGGTCAAGGTGTTCACCGACGCGGTCGAGGCGGGAGACGTCGAGGCGGCCAAGAAGGCGTATGCCGAGTCCCGCATCGGCTGGGAGCGGACCGAGCCCGTCGCGGAGTCCTTCGGCGACATCGACCCGAAGGTCGACATCCGTGAGGACGGCCTGGAGGACGGTCAGAAGTGGACCGGATGGCACCGTCTGGAGAAGGCCCTCTGGCAGGACAAGAAGCTGGGGGCCGAGGAGAAGGCGCTCGCACGCCTCCTCCACGAGGACTTGACCGACTGGCAGAAGAGGGTCGGCAAGGCCGAGATCACCCCGACCTCGATGGCGAACGGCGCCAAGGAACTCCTCGACGAGGTCGCCACCGGCAAGGTCACGGGTGAGGAGGAACGTTACAGTCACACCGACCTCGTGGACTTCAAGGCCAACGTCGAGGGCGCGGAGAAGTCGTACACCCTGCTCAGGCCGATCGCCTCGAAGAACGACGCGACGCTGACCGGTACGCTCGACAAGCGGTTCGCGGAGCTCAACACGCTCCTGGACACCTTCCGCGCGGACCGGACCGGCTACGCGTTCGTCGCGTACGACAAGGTCGGCCCGGCGGACCGCAAGAAGCTGTCCGACGCGGTCAACGCGCTGGCCGAGCCGCTGTCCAAGCTGGCTGCCGCGGTGACCAAGTGA
- a CDS encoding universal stress protein, translating to MTDPVIVGVDGSASSLEAVDVAAREARLRDAPLRIVHAFGHAPGHRPSGVPPWSPADDGLEPMARGVLADAEGRAHAAAPGVAVTRSVVAGETVEVMEIESRSASLAVVGSRGLSGFSGLLLGSTAVHLAAHGRCPLMVVRGSADPSGAVLLAVDGSDAGGAAVEFAFAEAALRGAPLVALHVWNTWSERAYEGPGDPLSAMVVDTERLREAEQRLLDETVAPWQKVFPHVTVERRLERARIRPALIDASRDAQLVVVGARGRGGFTGLLLGSVSQALLHHAHCPVTVVRGEE from the coding sequence ATGACTGATCCGGTGATCGTAGGGGTGGATGGTTCGGCTTCCAGCCTCGAGGCGGTCGACGTGGCGGCGCGTGAGGCGCGCCTGCGCGATGCCCCGTTGCGGATCGTGCATGCGTTCGGCCATGCGCCCGGGCACCGGCCGTCCGGCGTACCGCCGTGGAGCCCGGCCGACGACGGTCTGGAGCCGATGGCCCGGGGAGTGCTGGCCGATGCCGAGGGCCGGGCCCACGCGGCGGCACCGGGCGTGGCCGTGACCCGGTCGGTGGTGGCGGGGGAGACGGTGGAGGTGATGGAGATCGAATCGAGGTCGGCGTCCTTGGCCGTCGTCGGCAGCCGGGGGCTGAGCGGGTTCTCGGGGCTGCTGCTGGGCTCGACGGCGGTGCATCTGGCCGCGCACGGCCGTTGCCCGCTGATGGTGGTGCGAGGCAGTGCTGATCCGTCCGGAGCGGTGCTGCTGGCCGTCGACGGCTCCGACGCCGGCGGGGCCGCGGTGGAGTTCGCGTTCGCCGAGGCCGCTCTGCGCGGGGCCCCGCTCGTGGCCCTGCACGTCTGGAACACCTGGAGCGAGCGCGCCTACGAAGGCCCCGGCGACCCCCTCAGCGCCATGGTCGTCGATACCGAACGGCTCCGAGAGGCCGAGCAACGCCTGTTGGACGAGACGGTCGCCCCCTGGCAGAAGGTCTTCCCGCACGTCACGGTGGAGCGGCGGCTGGAGCGTGCCCGGATCCGCCCGGCCCTGATCGACGCCAGCCGCGACGCCCAACTGGTCGTCGTCGGCGCCCGGGGACGCGGGGGGTTCACCGGCCTGCTGCTCGGCTCCGTCAGCCAGGCCCTGCTGCACCACGCCCACTGCCCCGTCACCGTGGTCCGCGGCGAGGAATGA
- a CDS encoding universal stress protein, translating to MSGLVVVGADGSESGFAAVEVAVREAQARGTGLRVVHALVWPVTYTLPRPFPGGTSPLGPPPMDLSEARLREMAEGLVAEAVGRARAVAPDVEVSHAVVAGEPLTVLEAESRTAELVVVGSRGLGAFTGLLAGSTAVHLVAHGRCPVLVVREQSGADGPVVLGVDGSVAGEPAVDFAFATAERRKAPLVALHAWTTWNAPLPAPQDASAPYANPPGALAEEEKTLLSEALAGHRARYPDVVVEHRVVHGPTREALIDASRSAQLMVVGARGRGGFAGLLLGSVSQAVLHHAHCPVAVVRAADARH from the coding sequence GTGAGCGGTCTGGTGGTCGTGGGTGCGGATGGATCGGAGTCAGGTTTCGCCGCGGTGGAGGTGGCGGTTCGGGAGGCACAGGCGCGCGGGACCGGGCTGCGGGTGGTGCACGCGCTGGTCTGGCCGGTGACGTACACGCTTCCGCGCCCTTTCCCAGGGGGCACGTCGCCGTTGGGGCCGCCGCCGATGGACCTGTCCGAGGCCAGGCTCCGGGAGATGGCAGAGGGGCTGGTGGCCGAGGCGGTCGGGCGTGCGCGGGCGGTGGCGCCGGATGTCGAGGTCAGCCATGCCGTGGTGGCCGGTGAGCCCCTGACCGTTCTGGAGGCGGAGTCCCGTACGGCCGAGCTCGTCGTGGTGGGGTCCCGGGGGCTGGGCGCGTTCACCGGGCTGCTGGCCGGGTCTACGGCGGTGCACCTGGTGGCACACGGGCGGTGTCCTGTGCTGGTGGTCCGCGAACAGTCGGGCGCGGACGGTCCGGTCGTGCTGGGCGTCGACGGCTCCGTCGCGGGTGAGCCGGCGGTGGACTTCGCCTTCGCCACGGCGGAGCGGCGGAAGGCCCCCCTGGTGGCGCTGCACGCCTGGACAACGTGGAACGCGCCGCTGCCTGCCCCGCAGGACGCGTCCGCTCCGTACGCCAATCCGCCCGGGGCTCTCGCCGAGGAAGAAAAGACGCTGCTGTCCGAGGCACTCGCGGGCCACCGGGCACGGTATCCGGATGTGGTGGTGGAGCACCGGGTGGTGCACGGCCCAACCCGGGAGGCGTTGATCGACGCGAGCCGCTCCGCACAGCTGATGGTGGTCGGGGCTCGAGGGCGCGGCGGGTTCGCCGGACTGCTGCTCGGCTCGGTCAGCCAGGCCGTGCTGCACCATGCCCACTGCCCGGTCGCCGTGGTGCGGGCTGCGGACGCGCGGCACTGA
- a CDS encoding cation:proton antiporter regulatory subunit → MDVNEVLLPGVGLLYEFVNLEGDKVGVVARRSGDFELAVYGEGDPDQARAVLRLTREEADVLADILGAPRIAERFADLTREVPGLSSGQVEVLAGTPYVGRPLGESRARTRTGASIVAIVRGEEVIPSPGPEKVLSAGDVLVVIGTREGIAAVEQLVRG, encoded by the coding sequence GTGGACGTCAACGAAGTACTGCTGCCGGGTGTAGGACTGCTCTACGAGTTCGTCAATCTGGAGGGCGACAAGGTCGGCGTGGTCGCACGGCGCTCCGGCGACTTCGAACTGGCGGTCTACGGAGAAGGCGACCCGGACCAGGCACGGGCTGTGCTCCGGCTGACCCGCGAGGAAGCCGACGTCCTCGCCGACATCCTGGGCGCGCCGCGCATCGCCGAGCGATTCGCGGATCTGACCAGAGAGGTGCCCGGCCTCAGTTCCGGGCAGGTGGAGGTGCTGGCCGGTACCCCGTACGTCGGGCGCCCGCTGGGGGAATCCAGGGCCCGGACACGCACCGGTGCGTCGATCGTGGCGATCGTCCGCGGTGAGGAGGTCATCCCCTCCCCCGGGCCGGAGAAGGTCCTCAGTGCCGGTGACGTCCTGGTGGTGATCGGGACCCGCGAGGGAATCGCCGCGGTGGAACAGCTCGTCCGGGGCTGA
- a CDS encoding cation:proton antiporter has product MHISVALLLELGIILAFLSLLGTLARRFALSPVPLYLLAGLALGEGGIAPVPAAGSFVETGAGIGVVLLLLVLGLEFTVPEFTVSLRRHLPSAWVDLVLNATPGAVAGWLLGLDAGGILALAGVTYISSSGIIARLLGDLRRMSNRETPAILSVLVLEDFAMAAYLPLLAVVAAGGTWRQALLGVLLALGTVAAALTLSYWWGHHLGRLLSHPDAEQLLLRVLGVTLVVAALAEAVHVSAAVGAFLVGLSLTGEAADRARKVLSPLRDLFAAVFFLAIGLSIPPDSLLPVLPAALLLAAVTAATKVASGWYAARREGVGRRGRLRAGTALIARGEFSIVVIGLMGTGHDRLGALVAAYVLLLAVAGPVITRFTGPRPSDASRSPCRSPSVP; this is encoded by the coding sequence ATGCACATCTCGGTCGCCCTGCTGCTGGAACTGGGCATCATCCTCGCCTTCCTGAGTCTGCTGGGCACACTGGCGCGACGCTTCGCGCTGTCCCCCGTCCCGCTGTATCTCCTGGCCGGCCTGGCGCTGGGCGAAGGAGGCATCGCTCCGGTCCCCGCAGCCGGTTCCTTCGTGGAGACCGGCGCGGGTATCGGCGTCGTGCTCCTGCTGCTGGTGCTCGGTCTTGAGTTCACCGTGCCGGAGTTCACGGTCAGCCTGCGCCGCCACCTGCCCTCGGCATGGGTCGATCTCGTGCTGAACGCGACGCCCGGTGCGGTGGCGGGATGGCTGCTCGGGCTGGACGCCGGAGGAATCCTGGCGCTCGCCGGAGTGACCTACATCTCCTCCTCGGGCATCATCGCCCGGCTCCTGGGCGACCTGCGGAGGATGAGCAACCGGGAGACCCCCGCGATCCTGTCCGTGCTGGTGCTGGAGGACTTCGCGATGGCCGCGTACCTTCCGCTGCTGGCCGTCGTGGCCGCGGGCGGCACGTGGCGGCAGGCCCTGCTGGGAGTGCTGCTCGCCCTGGGCACCGTCGCGGCGGCGCTCACCCTGTCCTACTGGTGGGGGCATCACCTGGGGCGGCTGCTGTCGCACCCCGACGCGGAGCAGCTGCTGTTGCGCGTCCTGGGCGTGACACTGGTCGTGGCGGCCCTGGCGGAGGCCGTCCACGTCTCGGCGGCGGTCGGCGCCTTCCTGGTCGGGCTCTCCCTCACGGGCGAGGCAGCCGACCGGGCGCGGAAGGTACTGAGCCCGCTGCGAGACCTGTTCGCCGCGGTGTTCTTTCTCGCCATCGGCCTGTCCATCCCACCGGACTCGCTGCTACCGGTCCTTCCGGCCGCCCTGCTCCTGGCCGCGGTCACCGCCGCGACGAAGGTGGCGTCCGGTTGGTACGCGGCACGGCGGGAAGGAGTGGGCCGCCGAGGGCGCCTCCGGGCGGGGACCGCGCTCATCGCCCGGGGGGAGTTCTCCATCGTCGTCATCGGCCTCATGGGCACCGGCCACGACCGGCTCGGCGCCCTGGTCGCCGCCTATGTCCTCCTGCTCGCCGTGGCCGGCCCCGTCATCACCCGGTTCACCGGACCGCGCCCCTCCGATGCGAGCCGCTCACCGTGCCGCAGCCCGTCCGTGCCCTGA
- the adhP gene encoding alcohol dehydrogenase AdhP: MKAAVVREFGQPLVIEERPDPEPGPGQVRVRVEASGLCHTDIHAANGDWPVKPTPPFVPGHEGVGLVEKLGEGVTHLAVGQRVAVPWLGSACGRCEHCLSGWETLCESQVNTGYGCDGAYAEKMLARADFAQLVPEGVSAVDAAPLTCAGVTTYKALKVAGVRPAQLVAVSGVGGLGHLAVQYAKIAGATVAAIDVTDEKLELARELGADVLIDARTQDVGAELKRHGGAHAALALAVSPAAFEAVNSGLRRGGKLVMVALPAHGTIQVPIFDTVLNGTSVIGSIVGTRQDLAEVFQLHAAGRTRVIHETRPLTAVNESIDEVLNGQVKARIVFDLGEGGGGR, translated from the coding sequence ATGAAGGCAGCGGTCGTACGGGAATTCGGTCAGCCCCTCGTCATCGAGGAGCGCCCCGATCCCGAGCCCGGCCCCGGACAGGTCCGCGTCCGTGTCGAGGCGTCCGGGCTGTGCCACACCGACATCCACGCCGCGAACGGCGACTGGCCCGTCAAGCCCACCCCACCCTTCGTGCCCGGCCACGAAGGGGTCGGACTGGTCGAGAAGCTCGGCGAGGGAGTCACCCATCTCGCCGTCGGTCAACGGGTCGCCGTGCCGTGGCTCGGCAGCGCGTGCGGGCGCTGCGAGCACTGTCTGTCGGGCTGGGAGACGCTGTGCGAGAGCCAGGTCAACACCGGCTACGGCTGCGACGGCGCATACGCCGAGAAGATGCTGGCCCGGGCCGACTTCGCCCAGCTGGTGCCCGAGGGCGTCAGCGCCGTCGACGCGGCCCCGCTGACCTGCGCGGGTGTCACCACGTACAAGGCCCTGAAGGTGGCCGGCGTCCGGCCCGCACAGCTGGTCGCCGTCTCCGGCGTGGGCGGTCTCGGTCATCTGGCGGTGCAGTACGCGAAGATCGCCGGTGCCACCGTCGCCGCCATCGACGTCACCGACGAGAAGCTCGAACTCGCCCGTGAGCTGGGCGCGGACGTCCTCATCGACGCCCGTACCCAGGATGTCGGGGCGGAGCTGAAGCGGCACGGCGGCGCCCACGCGGCCCTCGCCCTCGCCGTCAGCCCGGCCGCGTTCGAAGCCGTGAACTCGGGCCTGCGCCGCGGTGGGAAGCTCGTCATGGTGGCCCTGCCGGCGCACGGCACCATCCAGGTGCCGATCTTCGACACCGTGCTCAACGGCACCTCGGTGATCGGCTCCATCGTCGGTACCCGCCAGGACCTCGCGGAGGTCTTCCAGCTCCACGCCGCCGGCCGGACGAGAGTCATCCACGAGACCCGCCCGCTCACCGCCGTCAACGAATCGATCGACGAGGTCCTGAACGGGCAGGTCAAGGCCCGCATCGTCTTCGACCTTGGCGAGGGAGGCGGAGGGCGATGA
- a CDS encoding universal stress protein: MARTITVGLDGSAESGAAAEWAAREAKLRGLPVRLVHVWMPVPEPMAQAPLLGAETHQHWTERVPREAAEGLRLRHPGVEVSTEPRSGTPTEVLVEVARDAELLVLGSRALSGLGGFLVGSVGQAVIARTQVPVVLVRAGEQAADEHVMDPAGIPSAATAFRPVVLGLDNPDDAVIAFAFEEAKRRETALYAVRAWDSWPYAVYTVGPGFEHHEDFSRQRADALAETLRPWRQKYPDVEVVEISRPGSAAALLVDTSHDASLVVVGRRVRRNPFGIHIGAVTHAVLHHSAAPVAVVAHD; encoded by the coding sequence ATGGCCCGCACGATCACCGTAGGACTCGACGGATCGGCCGAAAGCGGAGCCGCTGCCGAGTGGGCGGCCCGCGAGGCGAAGCTGCGTGGCCTGCCGGTACGCCTGGTCCACGTGTGGATGCCGGTGCCGGAACCGATGGCCCAGGCTCCGCTCCTGGGAGCAGAAACCCACCAGCACTGGACCGAGCGGGTCCCGCGCGAGGCCGCCGAAGGGCTCAGGCTGCGCCACCCGGGGGTCGAGGTGAGCACCGAGCCGCGTAGCGGGACACCGACCGAGGTTCTTGTGGAGGTCGCCCGCGACGCGGAGCTGCTGGTCCTCGGATCCCGGGCGCTGAGCGGGCTCGGCGGCTTCCTCGTGGGTTCCGTCGGACAGGCCGTGATCGCCCGGACCCAGGTGCCCGTGGTCCTGGTACGCGCCGGGGAACAGGCCGCCGACGAACACGTCATGGACCCCGCCGGAATCCCGTCCGCCGCCACCGCCTTCCGGCCCGTCGTCCTCGGCCTCGACAACCCCGACGACGCCGTCATCGCCTTCGCCTTCGAGGAGGCGAAGCGTCGCGAGACCGCTTTGTACGCTGTCCGGGCCTGGGACTCGTGGCCCTACGCCGTCTACACCGTCGGGCCGGGCTTCGAGCACCACGAGGACTTCTCCCGCCAGAGGGCCGACGCACTCGCCGAGACCCTGCGCCCGTGGCGGCAGAAGTACCCGGACGTCGAGGTCGTCGAGATATCCCGCCCGGGCAGCGCCGCCGCCCTCCTGGTCGATACCTCCCATGACGCCTCCCTCGTCGTCGTCGGCCGGCGTGTGCGCCGCAACCCCTTCGGCATCCACATCGGTGCCGTGACCCACGCGGTGCTCCACCACTCCGCCGCACCCGTCGCCGTCGTCGCACACGACTGA